The Deltaproteobacteria bacterium genome includes a window with the following:
- a CDS encoding chloride channel protein, translated as MPAFLQPVIRVYVWFLRNFHAALNIKWLALGVVAGLITGVGAIAFFVGIEWLKFFLLHQLAGLHLPGPAGEEIFHGEAGPYRPWLLFCFLVPVGLITGYLVHRFVPSTRHGGTDGTDTMVKTFHHQEGRLKPLVPLIRVGTSILTIGAGGSAGREGPISLLGAGCGAWLADKLHLSAKERRVLLLAGAAGGLGAIFRAPLGGALTAVEVVYREDFEAEAILPSVISSVVSYSLFTLVFGAEPIFGIPSFEFSDIRELPIHALLGVACAVTGWFYVRTFRAIKYKIFWPLTDRLGFIPVMGLGAFAMALIGYAFPQLLCGGYGWLELAILGKVSLTAMGGLLIGKTLATSVVIGSGMSGGMFAPALFVGGMTGGLVGQVAQRLFPSVVAEPGGYVMVGMAAFFAGIAKAPIGPLVMVCELTQGYGLLAPLMLASAMALFLSRNVHLYDNQVDNKFESPAHVGDATINILEQERVAGHYHPGRVTVVEAGTNFAALTDIIANSNELCFPVRGEGDAIVGLLAVQDLRKVLFEDCLAELLVAGDVARPAVLLTPDEDLYMALLKFVEADLPELPVVDPDRPSSVLGLLAREDVFRAYARTLKRLKGTA; from the coding sequence TCGCCGGACTGATCACCGGGGTCGGGGCGATCGCGTTTTTTGTCGGAATTGAATGGCTGAAATTTTTTTTGCTGCACCAGTTGGCCGGACTGCACCTCCCCGGGCCGGCGGGTGAAGAGATTTTCCATGGCGAGGCCGGGCCATACCGTCCCTGGCTCTTGTTTTGTTTTTTGGTGCCCGTGGGGCTGATCACCGGCTATCTGGTGCATCGTTTCGTGCCGTCGACTCGGCATGGCGGCACGGATGGCACGGACACCATGGTCAAGACATTTCATCACCAGGAAGGGCGGCTGAAGCCTCTTGTACCGCTGATTCGGGTCGGCACGTCCATACTGACCATCGGCGCGGGTGGCAGCGCCGGGCGCGAGGGCCCAATTTCCCTGCTGGGGGCTGGTTGCGGGGCGTGGCTGGCCGACAAGCTGCATCTGTCCGCCAAGGAACGGCGGGTGCTGCTTCTGGCCGGGGCGGCCGGTGGGCTGGGCGCCATTTTCCGGGCGCCATTGGGCGGGGCCCTGACCGCCGTCGAGGTCGTTTACCGGGAAGACTTCGAGGCCGAGGCCATTTTGCCTTCGGTGATCTCCTCGGTGGTCTCCTATTCCCTTTTTACCCTTGTCTTTGGCGCCGAGCCGATTTTTGGCATTCCAAGTTTCGAGTTTTCGGATATCCGCGAGCTGCCCATCCACGCCCTGCTTGGCGTTGCCTGTGCCGTGACCGGCTGGTTTTACGTGCGCACCTTCCGCGCGATCAAGTACAAGATATTTTGGCCCTTGACCGACCGCCTTGGCTTTATCCCGGTCATGGGTTTGGGCGCCTTCGCCATGGCCTTGATCGGCTACGCGTTTCCGCAACTGTTGTGCGGGGGATACGGGTGGTTGGAGCTGGCCATCCTGGGCAAGGTGTCCCTGACCGCGATGGGCGGGCTTTTGATCGGCAAGACCTTGGCCACGTCCGTGGTTATCGGATCGGGCATGAGCGGGGGCATGTTTGCTCCGGCCCTGTTCGTGGGGGGCATGACCGGCGGTTTGGTCGGGCAGGTGGCCCAGCGCCTTTTTCCATCCGTCGTGGCCGAGCCGGGCGGGTATGTCATGGTCGGCATGGCCGCCTTTTTCGCGGGCATCGCCAAGGCCCCCATCGGCCCCCTGGTCATGGTTTGCGAATTGACCCAGGGCTATGGTTTGCTGGCGCCACTCATGCTGGCCTCGGCCATGGCGTTGTTTTTAAGCCGGAATGTGCACCTGTACGACAACCAGGTCGATAACAAATTCGAGTCTCCGGCCCATGTCGGCGACGCGACCATCAACATTTTGGAACAAGAGCGGGTGGCCGGTCATTATCATCCGGGTCGGGTGACCGTGGTCGAGGCGGGAACGAATTTTGCCGCCCTGACGGATATCATCGCCAATTCCAATGAATTGTGTTTTCCGGTTCGGGGCGAGGGCGACGCCATTGTTGGTCTGTTGGCCGTGCAGGATTTACGCAAGGTGCTCTTCGAGGACTGTCTGGCCGAATTGCTCGTGGCCGGCGATGTCGCCCGGCCAGCTGTTTTGCTGACCCCGGACGAGGATTTGTACATGGCCCTGCTCAAATTCGTGGAAGCCGATTTGCCCGAGTTGCCCGTGGTCGATCCGGACCGGCCGTCCTCGGTTCTGGGGTTGCTGGCCAGGGAGGACGTCTTCCGGGCCTATGCCCGGACCTT